CCAGACGAACGGGTTGACGCGGTCGTAGACCCGAGAGAGGTACTTGTAGAACAGCCGCGCGTTGGCCTTGTCTTCGAGGACGCCCATTTCCCGGATCTAGGGACCGGGTTCATATAATCGGGGCGGTTCGACCGGAACCGTGGGAGACCGGCGGTCGGAGCCGTCTCGGCGCCCGTGTGGGTTTCGCAACTCCCTTATAGCCACTCGGTAGAACTCATCCTGTTCAGAGTATGCCGAGGCCAGAGGTGTTAGAACGGATCAAAACCGCCGAGAGCGAGGCCGACGAGGCGGTGGCCGAGGCCGAACGCGAGCGCGAGGAGCGGCTCGCGGAGGCCCGAGAGCGAGCGGAGGAGATCCGCGAGCAGGCCGAACAGCGCGCCAACGAACGGGCCGACGAGCGACTCGACGAGGCCCGCGAGGAGATCGACGCCGAACGGGAGGCGATCCTCGCCGAGGGCGAGCGCGAGCGAGAGGCCCTCGAGGCCCGGGCGGAGGGGAACGTCGAGGAGGTCGTCGCGTTCGTCGTCGCCCGGTTCGAGGAGGAGGTACATGCTCAGACCTGAGCAGATGAGCAAGGTCTCGGTCGTCGGCTCCACCGCCGTGATGGAGCGGGTGATCGAGACCGTCCACGACCTCCGACTCGTCCACCTCGCGGACTACGACGACTCCTGGGAGGACTTCTCCCCGGGCACGCCGATCGAGGGCTCGGAGTCGCTCTCGGAGCAACTCGTCACGGTCCGCTCGATCGAGAGCATCCTCGACGTCGAGGAGGAGGACGCCGGGCCCAGCCGCGTGATCGACGAGGGCGACCTCGACGACGAGATCGAGCGAACCCGCACGCGCGTGAACGAACTCGACGACCGCCGGGCCGATCTCAGAGAGGAGCTCCGTCGGGTCGAGGACCGAATCTCCTCGGTCCGTCCGTTCGCCCGCCTCGGGATCGACCTCGACCTGCTGTCGGGCTACGACTCGATCGACACCGGCGTCTACCGCGCACGACCGGCCGAGGTCGAGGCGGCGCTCGCCGAGAGCGAGGAAGTAGAGGAGTTCGAGACGTTCTCCGAGGGCGACGTCGTCGCGGTCTTCGCCACCCCCGGCCGGGAGGGTGTGATCGCCGACGCGCTGGTCGGCGTCGAGGTCTCGGCGCTCTCGGTACCGGAGGCGGAGACGAGCCCTGGCGCGTACGTCGAGGAGCTCGAACACCGCCGCCACCAGCTCGACTCGAAGCTCACGGGCGTCGAGAACGAACTGGAGGAGGTGAAACTCGACGTCGCGGGCTTCCTCCTCGCGGTCGAGGAGCAGCTGACGATCGACGTCCAGAAGAAGGAGGTACCACTGTCGTTCGCGACGACCGAGCGGTCGTTCGTCGCCGAGGGCTGGGTGCCGACCGAGCGCTACCCCGAGCTGGAAGTGGCGCTCACCGACGCGGTGGGCGACCGCGTGGTGGTCGAGGAGCTCGAACGGATGGACTACGACGGCCACGCAGAGAGCGTCGCGGCGCCCGAGGGGGGAACGATCGGCGAGCCGACGGGGACGCCGGCCGCGACCGACGGCGGGAAGCGGAAGAGAGAGGCGCGACCGGACGGCGGCGAGGAGACGACGATGCACGACGAGAAGCCGCCGGTCGTCCTCGACAACCCCGGCACCGCGAAACCGTTCGAACTGCTGGTGAACCTGGTCGGCAAGCCGAAGTACACCGAGCTCGACCCGACGCTGCTGGTCTTTCTGACCTACCCGCTCGCGTTCGGCTTCATGATCGGCGACATCGGCTACGGCCTGCTCTACGTCGCGATGGGAGCGTTCCTCCTTCGCTACGACTCCGAGGCCATGCAGGCGCTCGGCTGGATCGCGGTCTGGGCCGGCGCGTTCACGACGCTGTTCGGCTACCTCTACGACGACGTCTTCGGCGTCCACATGGCCGACGTGGGCCTCGGGTTCCTGCCGCTCGCGGGCGTGCTGACGAAGGGGCTCCAGACGACCGAGTGGGCGCTGCTCTGGATCGTTGTGAGCATGCTCTTCGGGATCGTCCACCTCAACATCGGCCTGATCATGGGCTTCATCAACGAGATGGGCCACGGCGCGAAGGCCGCGGTCCTCGAACGGGGGTCGTGGATCCTGCTGATGAACGGGCTGTTCGCCTGGATCTTCAGCCTGCACCTCGTCGGGGAGAAGCCGGAGTTCCTCGTCGGGACCGAGAGCGTGCTCTACGAGTTCCTCGGCTTCGCCGGCCTCCCGGAGGTCGTCGGCCTCGTCGGGCTCGCCGCGGCCGCGGTCGGCTTCGTGATGGTCGGGGTCGGCGAGGGTGCCGCAGGGCTCGCCGAGACCCCTGCCTGGGCGTTCGGGCACGTGCTCTCGTACCTGCGAATGGTCGCGGTCCTGCTCGCGAAGGGGGGGATGGCGTTCGCGGTGAACGTCCTCGTCTTCGGGAGCTACCCCGACAACGGCTACGTCTACTTCGGCCTGCCCGGCACGGGCGTCGCCGACCCGGCGAACGCCGACTTCCCCGGACTGGTCTGGATCGGCGTCGAGTCGGGGTCGATCCTCGTGCTCGCGGTCGCCGTCGTCGCCGCGATCGCCGTGTTCGTCCTCGGACACATCCTGGTCTTGCTGCTCGGCATCACGGCGGCCGGGATCCAGATGATCCGCCTGGAGTACGTCGAGTTCTTCCAGAAGTTCTACGAGGGCGGCGGCGAGGAGTACGAACCGTTCGGCTACGAGCGGACACACACCACCGAGTGAGCCCGCGTCCGGGCCGCTCGCGTATATAAACGAACGGCGCGGTTTTCCGGGTTGTCACTCGCTATCATAAGGCTGTATTCGGGCGTTTCGGCCGCCCTACGCCGGCTTCTTTCAGAAGTTTTATGGGGGCCGCGGAGCCAGATCCGGACGTTCGGTTACCGGAACCACAGAGAGAACTGCGCAACCCATGACAACAGAACTACTGATGGTCGCGGCGGAGATGGCGACGGTACTGCAAAACGAAGCGATCGACGCGGAGACCGCGGAGGCGCTCTCGACCGGCTACGGCGCGGCGGCGGCGGCGATCGCCGTCGGTCTCGCGGCGCTGGGTGCGGGCTACGCGGAGCGAGGGATCGGCGCCGCGGCGGTCGGCGCGATCGCCGAGGACCGGGACATGTTCGTCCCCGGGATCGTCCTGACGGTGCTCCCGGAGACGCTCGTCATCTTCGCGATCGTCGTGATCTTCCTGGTCACGTAGACCGTTTCTCTCCACCAATGAGCCTGGACACGGTCGTTGAAGACATTCAAGAGGAAGCTCGCGCGCGTGCGGAGGAGATCCGCTCGGAGGCCGAGGCCGAAGCCGCGGAGATAATCGCCGAGGCCGAAGCCGACGCCGAGGAGATCGAGGAGCGTCGGGCGCGCGAGGTCGAACGCGAGATCGAACAGCAGCGCGAACAGCGACTCTCGAGCGCGAAGCTCGAGGCGAAACAGGAGCGACTCGCCGCACGACGCGACGTGCTCGCGGACGTCTACGGCGAGGTCGAAGACGAGATCGCGGGCCTCTCGGGCGAGCGCCGGGAGCTGCTGACCCGGGAGCTACTCGACTCCGCACTCGAGGAGTACGACGTCGACGACACGGTCCGCGTCTACGGCCGGACGGACGACGAGACGCTGATCGAGTCGCTGGTCGACGAGACCGCTCACGACGCGACGTACGCGGGCGAGCGCGAGTGTCTCGGAGGCGTGGTCGTCGAGAGCGACGGCTCGCGTGTCCGGGTGAACAACACGTTCGACTCGGTGCTCGACGACGTGTGGGAAGACGTCTTACGTGAGGCGAGCGAAACCCTCTTCGAGGAACGATGAGCCCGAGCCCGACGGTCGGCGGTGCCCTCGGCGGCTCGAACCCCGAGTACGTCAACGCGCGGGTGCGGGCACGGCGGGCGTCGCTGTTCGACGAGGAGGAGTACCGAAAACTCGTCCGGATGGGTCCGAGCGCGATCGCCCGGTATATGGAGGAGACCGAGTACGAACGCGAGATCAACGAACTCGGCACCCGCTACTCGGGCGTCGACCTGATCGAGTACGCGCTGCACAAGAACATGGCGCGGCACTTCCACGAGATCCTCGACTGGTCGGAGGGCCGGCTCTACGAGCTGCTCGCGGCGTACCTCAGAAAGTACGACGAGTGGAACGTGAAGACGATCATCCGGGGGATCTACTCGGAGATACCCGCCGAGGAGATCGAGACGGACCTGATCCGCGCCGGCGAGTTCGACGACGCGTTCCTGGAGCGACTCGCGAGCGCGGAGACGATCGAGGACGTCGTCGAGCTGCTCGACGGCACCATCTTCGGGCCCGCGACCGAGGAGGCCTACGAGGAGTACGAGCGGAGCGGCGCGCTCGTGCCGCTCGAGAACGCGATCGACCGCACGTTCTACGAGTCGCTGCTCGCCGACGTCCCCTCGCCGCGACCCGAGCCCGACACCCCGGTCGGCCAGTACGTCGAGGTGCTCGAGGCCGAGATCGACTTCCGGAACGTGATCAACGCGCTCAGACTCGCACGGAGCGGGGCGAGCGTCGACCCCTCGGAGTACTTCATCGAGGGCGGCACCCTGTTCACCGCAACGGAGCTCTCACAGCTCGTGACGGACCAGGACGCGCTCGTCGAGCGGATCTCGGCGAGTACGTACGGCAGACGGCTCGAAGGCCCGCTCTCCGACCTGGCGGAGGCCGACAGCCTGATCGGGTTCGAACACGCCCTCGACGCGGCGCTGTTGCAGTACTCCGATCGGCTGTCGTACCTCTACCCGACGTCGGTCGCCTCGGTGCTCTCGTACATCCTCGCGAAGGAGCGAGAGGTCGAGAACGTCCGGGCGATCGCCCGGGCGAAGGAGGTCGACATGCCCGAAGAGGAGATCGAACGGGAGCTGGTGATCACATGAGCGTGCGAGCGAACGTGGGTACGCCGGAACTGCGTTCCGGAGGTAATCACGTGAGCGAGCGAACGGGAGTACGCCAGAACTCCGTTCTGGAGGTGGGCGGATGAGCGCCGGCGGACGGGAGATCGCGGTGGTCGGCAACCCCGAATTCACGACGGGCTTCCGGCTCGCCGGGGTGAACAACTTCGAGAACGTCCCCGACGGCGAGAAGGACGACTCGCTCGACGCGGCGGTCGAACGGGTGCTCGAGAACGAGCGCGTCGGGATCGCGATCATGCACGAGGAGGACCTGTCGCACCTCTCGCGCGGGGTGCGACAGAGCGTGGAGACGAGCGTCGAACCGACGTTCGTCACGCTCGGCGGCGGCGCGGGCAGCGGCGGGCTGCGCGAGCAGATCAAACGCGCGATCGGAATCGACCTGATGGACGAGTAACTATGAGCCAGACAACACAGCCAGAGTTCGACGTCGAAGAGAGGGGCGTCATCGAGAGCGTCAGCGGGCCGGTCGTCACCGCCCGCGACGTGAACGCCCGGATGAACGACGTCGTCTACGTCGGTGAGGAGGGCCTGATGGGCGAGGTCATCGAGATCGAGGGGAACCTCTCCACGATCCAGGTGTACGAGGAGACCTCGGGCGTCGGCCCCGGTGAGCCCGTCGAGAACACGGGCGAGCCACTGAGCGTGGACCTCGGGCCGGGCATGCTGTACTCCATCTACGATGGGACCCAGCGCCCGCTCGACGTCCTCGAGACGAAGATGGGAACGCCGTTTCTCGACCGCGGGGTCGACGCACCCGGGATCGACCTGGAGAAGACCTGGGAGTTCTCTCCCACCGTCGAGGTCGGCGACGAGGTCTCCCCCGGCGACGTGATCGGCGAGGTGCCCGAGACCGAGAGCATCACCCATCGCGTGATGGTGCCCCCGGACTACGAGGGCGGCGCGATCGCGTCGATCGAGTCGGGCAACTTCACCGTCATGGAGACGGTCGCGGAACTCGACTCCGACGAGGAGATCACGATGCACCAGGAGTGGCCGGTGCGCGAACCCCGACCCGCGAGGGAGAAAGAGAGCCCACAGATCCCGCTCGTCAGCGGGCAGCGGATCCTCGACGGGCTGTTCCCGATCGCCAAAGGTGGAACGGCCGCGATACCGGGGCCGTTCGGCTCCGGGAAGACAGTCACCCAGCACCAGCTCGCGAAGTGGGCCGACGCTGACATCGTCGTCTACGTCGGCTGCGGCGAGCGGGGCAACGAGATGACCGAGGTGATCGAGGACTTCCCCGAGCTGGAGGACCCGAAGACGGGCAAGCCGCTGATGGCCCGGACCTGCCTCATCGCGAACACCTCGAACATGCCCGTCGCGGCCCGCGAATCCTGTATCTACACGGGGATCACGATCGCGGAGTACTTCCGGGACATGGGCTACGACGTCGCGCTGATGGCCGACTCCACCTCGCGGTGGGCGGAGGCGATGCGCGAGATCAGCTCGCGACTCGAGGAGATGCCCGGCGAGGAGGGCTATCCCGCCTACCTCTCCGCGCGGCTCGCACAGTTCTACGAGCGGGCGGGGAAGTTCCAGCTGATCAACGGCGAGGAGGGCTCTATCTCGGTGATCGGCGCCGTCTCGCCGCCCGGCGGTGACTTCTCGGAGCCGGTGACCCAGAACACGCTTCGGATCGTGAAGACGTTCTGGGCGCTCGACGCCGATCTCTCGGAGCGGAGACACTTCCCGTCGATCAACTGGAACGAGTCGTACTCGCTCTATCGCCAGCAGCTCGACCCCTGGTACCGGGAGAACGTCGCGGAGGATTACCCGGAGGTCCGCCAGTGGGCGGTCGACACGCTCGACGAGGAGGCCGAACTCCAGGAGATCGTTCAGCTGGTCGGGAAGGACGCCCTCCCCGAGGACCAGCAGCTCACCCTCGAGGTCGCCCGCTACCTGCGCGAGGCGTGGCTCCAGCAGAACGCGTTCCACGACGTAGACACGTTCTGCGAGCCCGAGAAGACCTACCGGATGCTCGAGGCGATCAGGACGTTCAACGACGAGGCGTTCGCCGCGCTGGAGGCGGGGGTCCCGCCGACGGAGATCCAGGAGATCGACGCCGCCCCGCGGCTCAACCGCATGGGGACCGCAGAGGAGTGGCACGAGTTCATCGACGAGCTCGAATCGGATCTGAAAGAGCAGCTCAGGGGGCTCTACTGATGAAGGAGTACCAGACGATAACGGAGATCAGCGGACCGCTGGTGTTCGTCGAGACGGACGAGCCGATCGGCTACGACGAGATCGTCGAGATCGAGACGCCGAACGGCGACGTGAAGCGGGGACAGGTGCTCGAGTCCCAGACCGACCTCGTCGCGATCCAGGTGTTCGAGGGGACCTCCGGGATCGACACGAACGCCTCGGTCCGCTTCCTCGGCGAGACGATGAAGATGCCCGTCACCGAGGAGCTGCTGGGGCGGGTGATGGACGGGTCGGGCAACCCGATCGACGGCGGGCCCGACATCGTCCCCGACTCGCGCGAGGACATCGTCGGCGCGGCGATCAACCCCTACTCCCGGGAGTACCCCGAGGAGTTCATCCAGACCGGCGTCTCTGCCATCGACGGGATGAACACGCTGGTTCGCGGTCAGAAGCTCCCGATCTTCTCGGGATCGGGTCTGCCGCACAACGAACTGGCGCTACAGATCGCACGGCAGGCGACCGTCCCAGAGGAGGACGAAGGCGGCGAGGGCTCGGAGTTCGCGGTGGTGTTCGCCGCGATGGGCATCACCGCCGAGGAGGCCAACGAGTTCATCGACGACTTCGAGCGCACCGGCGCCCTGGAGCGGTCGGTCGTCTTCATGAACCTCGCGGACGACCCCGCGGTCGAGCGGACGGTCACCCCGCGGCTCGCGCTCACGACCGCCGAGTACCTCGCGTTCGAGGAGGACTACCACGTGCTGGTGATCCTCACCGACATCACGAACTACTGCGAGGCGCTGCGAGAGATCGGTGCCGCCCGTGAGGAGGTGCCGGGACGGCGTGGCTATCCGGGCTACATGTACACCGACCTGGCGACGCTCTACGAGCGTGCGGGCCGGATCGAGGGTCGCGATGGGTCGGTCACCCAGATCCCGATCCTCTCGATGCCGGGCGACGACGACACGCACCCGATCCCCGACCTGACGGGGTACATCACCGAGGGCCAGATCTACATCGACCGCGCGCTCAACAGCCAGGGGATCGAGCCGCCGATCAACGTCTCGCCGAGCCTCTCGCGGCTGATGGACGACGGGATCGGCGAGGGGCTCACCCGTGCGGACCACAGCGACGTCGCGAACCAGATGTTCGCCGCCTACGCGGAGGGGAAGGACCTCCGTGACCTCGTGAACATCGTCGGTCGCGAGGCGCTCAGCGAGCGGGACAACCTCTTTCTCGACTTCGCCGACCGCTTCGAGACCGAGTTCGTCCAGCAGGGCTACGAGACCAACCGCTCGATCGAGGAGACGCTCGACATCGGCTGGACGCTGCTCTCGATGCTGCCGAAGGAGGAGCTCAACCGGATCGACGAGGAGTTCATCGCAGAGCACTACGTCGAAGACGGGCAGGCAGAGGCCGAAGAGGTCGCCGCGGACTGATCGTCACGGCTTTTTCCGCGCACCCGATCGAGCGACCGCGTCGGCGAACGAGTTCCCGCGAACCGACGTTCCGACGGCAGATATATACGGTCCGTGAACTGTCCGTCGAACCGGGTCCGATCGGAGGCGATGTCGATCCAGCCCCCTGAAACGGCTGCCGAGTGTGGGTACGACGGGTGTAGCCGGTCGAGACGACCGTCGGAACACGACGGTAACGAACGATCGTTCCGAATATACCAGCCAGTCGAAAGCTTTTATCCGGTGCGCGCGCTTATATACGATCGATGAACGACACCGACGCCACCGAACGGACCGACCGAGACGAGCGAGAGCTCCCGAACTACCTCCCCGCGACCCCCTTCTCGTCCGGAGAGCCGGGTCGCGTCGAGCGGTTCCTGCGGAAGTACCTCCGACACCGCGGCCCGCTCCGGGGCGACCGGGTCGAACGACCACCCCGCTGACCGCCGCGCCCCCCACGATTCGTTTTCGCGATACGACCCGGAGTTCCGACCGAACTCGAAAAGGGTTAACCC
This region of Halalkalicoccus sp. CGA53 genomic DNA includes:
- a CDS encoding ATP synthase subunit A; amino-acid sequence: MSQTTQPEFDVEERGVIESVSGPVVTARDVNARMNDVVYVGEEGLMGEVIEIEGNLSTIQVYEETSGVGPGEPVENTGEPLSVDLGPGMLYSIYDGTQRPLDVLETKMGTPFLDRGVDAPGIDLEKTWEFSPTVEVGDEVSPGDVIGEVPETESITHRVMVPPDYEGGAIASIESGNFTVMETVAELDSDEEITMHQEWPVREPRPAREKESPQIPLVSGQRILDGLFPIAKGGTAAIPGPFGSGKTVTQHQLAKWADADIVVYVGCGERGNEMTEVIEDFPELEDPKTGKPLMARTCLIANTSNMPVAARESCIYTGITIAEYFRDMGYDVALMADSTSRWAEAMREISSRLEEMPGEEGYPAYLSARLAQFYERAGKFQLINGEEGSISVIGAVSPPGGDFSEPVTQNTLRIVKTFWALDADLSERRHFPSINWNESYSLYRQQLDPWYRENVAEDYPEVRQWAVDTLDEEAELQEIVQLVGKDALPEDQQLTLEVARYLREAWLQQNAFHDVDTFCEPEKTYRMLEAIRTFNDEAFAALEAGVPPTEIQEIDAAPRLNRMGTAEEWHEFIDELESDLKEQLRGLY
- the ahaH gene encoding ATP synthase archaeal subunit H, with amino-acid sequence MPRPEVLERIKTAESEADEAVAEAEREREERLAEARERAEEIREQAEQRANERADERLDEAREEIDAEREAILAEGEREREALEARAEGNVEEVVAFVVARFEEEVHAQT
- a CDS encoding V-type ATP synthase subunit I, encoding MLRPEQMSKVSVVGSTAVMERVIETVHDLRLVHLADYDDSWEDFSPGTPIEGSESLSEQLVTVRSIESILDVEEEDAGPSRVIDEGDLDDEIERTRTRVNELDDRRADLREELRRVEDRISSVRPFARLGIDLDLLSGYDSIDTGVYRARPAEVEAALAESEEVEEFETFSEGDVVAVFATPGREGVIADALVGVEVSALSVPEAETSPGAYVEELEHRRHQLDSKLTGVENELEEVKLDVAGFLLAVEEQLTIDVQKKEVPLSFATTERSFVAEGWVPTERYPELEVALTDAVGDRVVVEELERMDYDGHAESVAAPEGGTIGEPTGTPAATDGGKRKREARPDGGEETTMHDEKPPVVLDNPGTAKPFELLVNLVGKPKYTELDPTLLVFLTYPLAFGFMIGDIGYGLLYVAMGAFLLRYDSEAMQALGWIAVWAGAFTTLFGYLYDDVFGVHMADVGLGFLPLAGVLTKGLQTTEWALLWIVVSMLFGIVHLNIGLIMGFINEMGHGAKAAVLERGSWILLMNGLFAWIFSLHLVGEKPEFLVGTESVLYEFLGFAGLPEVVGLVGLAAAAVGFVMVGVGEGAAGLAETPAWAFGHVLSYLRMVAVLLAKGGMAFAVNVLVFGSYPDNGYVYFGLPGTGVADPANADFPGLVWIGVESGSILVLAVAVVAAIAVFVLGHILVLLLGITAAGIQMIRLEYVEFFQKFYEGGGEEYEPFGYERTHTTE
- a CDS encoding V-type ATP synthase subunit E translates to MSLDTVVEDIQEEARARAEEIRSEAEAEAAEIIAEAEADAEEIEERRAREVEREIEQQREQRLSSAKLEAKQERLAARRDVLADVYGEVEDEIAGLSGERRELLTRELLDSALEEYDVDDTVRVYGRTDDETLIESLVDETAHDATYAGERECLGGVVVESDGSRVRVNNTFDSVLDDVWEDVLREASETLFEER
- a CDS encoding V-type ATP synthase subunit F, which gives rise to MSAGGREIAVVGNPEFTTGFRLAGVNNFENVPDGEKDDSLDAAVERVLENERVGIAIMHEEDLSHLSRGVRQSVETSVEPTFVTLGGGAGSGGLREQIKRAIGIDLMDE
- a CDS encoding F0F1 ATP synthase subunit C; translated protein: MTTELLMVAAEMATVLQNEAIDAETAEALSTGYGAAAAAIAVGLAALGAGYAERGIGAAAVGAIAEDRDMFVPGIVLTVLPETLVIFAIVVIFLVT
- a CDS encoding V-type ATP synthase subunit C, coding for MSPSPTVGGALGGSNPEYVNARVRARRASLFDEEEYRKLVRMGPSAIARYMEETEYEREINELGTRYSGVDLIEYALHKNMARHFHEILDWSEGRLYELLAAYLRKYDEWNVKTIIRGIYSEIPAEEIETDLIRAGEFDDAFLERLASAETIEDVVELLDGTIFGPATEEAYEEYERSGALVPLENAIDRTFYESLLADVPSPRPEPDTPVGQYVEVLEAEIDFRNVINALRLARSGASVDPSEYFIEGGTLFTATELSQLVTDQDALVERISASTYGRRLEGPLSDLAEADSLIGFEHALDAALLQYSDRLSYLYPTSVASVLSYILAKEREVENVRAIARAKEVDMPEEEIERELVIT
- a CDS encoding ATP synthase subunit B; this translates as MKEYQTITEISGPLVFVETDEPIGYDEIVEIETPNGDVKRGQVLESQTDLVAIQVFEGTSGIDTNASVRFLGETMKMPVTEELLGRVMDGSGNPIDGGPDIVPDSREDIVGAAINPYSREYPEEFIQTGVSAIDGMNTLVRGQKLPIFSGSGLPHNELALQIARQATVPEEDEGGEGSEFAVVFAAMGITAEEANEFIDDFERTGALERSVVFMNLADDPAVERTVTPRLALTTAEYLAFEEDYHVLVILTDITNYCEALREIGAAREEVPGRRGYPGYMYTDLATLYERAGRIEGRDGSVTQIPILSMPGDDDTHPIPDLTGYITEGQIYIDRALNSQGIEPPINVSPSLSRLMDDGIGEGLTRADHSDVANQMFAAYAEGKDLRDLVNIVGREALSERDNLFLDFADRFETEFVQQGYETNRSIEETLDIGWTLLSMLPKEELNRIDEEFIAEHYVEDGQAEAEEVAAD